Proteins co-encoded in one Thermomicrobiales bacterium genomic window:
- a CDS encoding toast rack family protein, whose amino-acid sequence MIFTHSRQQNEQFTRRTIPVGLASRVEARVEMNVGTLRVAGGADALVDGAFRYAPDLEPVIDYDEAEGVGRLAIRQPRPIRMSGGSGRNEWDIALSDTTPLDLMIVQTTGDGRFDLSSVMLQSLVLDRATGSTSLRLAGDHRDLRRARVESATGSLALNFTGRYAALTSLEVSSGAGRLKADLRGLWGCDVTVRLHVATGSIDVRLPDGIGIELHGSTGLGRVAVSGLAAGRGGWRRDAPAGAPVMRLDVSTAVGSIVIEANP is encoded by the coding sequence ATGATCTTCACTCACTCGCGTCAACAGAACGAGCAATTCACGCGCCGCACGATCCCGGTCGGGCTCGCCAGCCGGGTCGAAGCCCGGGTCGAGATGAATGTCGGGACTCTGCGAGTAGCCGGCGGCGCCGACGCGCTAGTTGACGGAGCATTTCGCTACGCGCCGGATCTCGAGCCTGTCATTGATTACGACGAGGCGGAGGGTGTCGGTCGCCTCGCTATTCGCCAGCCTCGTCCGATTCGTATGTCGGGCGGTTCTGGTCGTAACGAGTGGGATATCGCGCTATCCGATACGACGCCGCTGGATCTGATGATCGTTCAGACGACAGGCGATGGGCGATTCGATCTCTCATCCGTCATGCTCCAGTCGTTGGTGCTCGATCGCGCGACTGGCTCGACGTCCCTCAGACTGGCTGGTGATCATCGCGATCTGCGCCGTGCGCGGGTCGAATCGGCTACCGGCAGCCTTGCCCTCAACTTCACGGGCCGATACGCGGCACTGACATCACTCGAAGTCAGCAGCGGGGCCGGCAGGTTGAAGGCCGACTTGCGTGGGTTGTGGGGATGTGATGTTACCGTCCGGCTGCATGTTGCGACCGGCTCGATCGATGTCCGATTGCCGGACGGGATCGGCATCGAGCTCCACGGCTCAACCGGACTGGGTCGCGTCGCTGTATCGGGTCTGGCTGCCGGCCGTGGCGGCTGGCGTCGCGATGCGCCTGCCGGCGCTCCGGTGATGCGGCTCGATGTCTCGACCGCGGTCGGGTCGATCGTGATCGAGGCGAACCCGTGA
- a CDS encoding MFS transporter, translating to MATDATMPRAAAPARLPVFAFLGGNAISLIGSMLTWVALPWFVLETTGSAGKMGITAFVIGLPGFLMGVFGGALVDRVGYRRVSIAADLVSGVSIVLIPILHHTVGLAFWELLVLVFFAELLAIPGLTARRSMIPELAGLARSRLEPVNAAFEGTQFAALLVAPPVAGLLIAFMGADNVLMIDSLTFVVSALAVALAVPARLFPPRPSVTTRYAEDLKAGLRFLRNDDVLLTLAAGLAISNLVNSPLTSVVLPVFVKQTWNDATRLGLLAGAFGLGALIGAALYGTLGYRFPRRPVWIAGYMFSTIVVWVLLFSANLSIIMAGAVVGAMAAGPLNPLLVTVRHERIPQELRGRVFSTFSAISQVAAPMGMLAAGFAIERFGLRGTIAGIAVASQLLAIGMLFLPTLNRLDESRLHEDAVAP from the coding sequence ATGGCAACCGACGCCACGATGCCGCGCGCCGCCGCGCCAGCCCGCCTGCCGGTGTTCGCCTTCCTCGGCGGCAACGCCATATCGCTGATCGGCAGCATGCTGACCTGGGTTGCGCTCCCCTGGTTCGTCCTGGAGACGACCGGCAGTGCTGGGAAGATGGGGATTACAGCCTTCGTCATCGGCCTCCCCGGCTTTCTGATGGGCGTCTTCGGTGGCGCGCTCGTCGACCGCGTCGGCTATCGGCGCGTCAGCATCGCGGCCGATCTCGTCAGCGGCGTCTCGATCGTGCTCATCCCGATCCTGCATCACACCGTCGGCCTGGCATTCTGGGAGCTGCTTGTGCTGGTGTTCTTCGCCGAGCTACTGGCGATCCCTGGCCTGACTGCGCGACGCTCGATGATACCGGAGCTCGCAGGCCTTGCCCGCTCCCGCCTCGAGCCGGTCAACGCTGCCTTCGAGGGCACGCAGTTTGCCGCATTGCTCGTTGCGCCTCCGGTCGCAGGTCTGTTGATCGCGTTCATGGGCGCGGACAATGTCCTGATGATCGACTCGCTGACCTTCGTCGTGTCGGCGCTCGCTGTCGCGCTGGCGGTTCCTGCGCGATTGTTCCCGCCGCGACCCAGCGTCACGACGCGATACGCCGAGGATCTGAAGGCTGGCCTGCGCTTCCTGCGCAACGACGACGTGCTGCTGACGCTGGCGGCCGGCCTGGCTATCTCCAACCTGGTTAACAGCCCGCTCACCTCCGTCGTCCTGCCAGTCTTCGTCAAGCAAACCTGGAATGACGCCACTCGCCTGGGACTGCTGGCCGGGGCATTTGGCCTTGGCGCTCTGATCGGCGCGGCACTCTATGGCACGTTGGGATATCGATTCCCGCGCCGGCCGGTCTGGATCGCCGGATACATGTTCTCGACGATAGTGGTCTGGGTTCTGCTCTTCTCGGCGAACCTGTCGATCATCATGGCCGGAGCTGTCGTTGGCGCCATGGCCGCCGGACCACTCAACCCGCTGTTGGTGACGGTCCGCCACGAGCGTATCCCCCAGGAGCTCCGGGGTCGTGTGTTCAGCACCTTCTCGGCGATCTCACAGGTCGCAGCGCCGATGGGCATGCTGGCGGCCGGGTTCGCTATCGAGCGCTTCGGCTTGCGCGGCACGATCGCCGGCATCGCGGTGGCCTCCCAACTCCTCGCAATCGGAATGCTGTTTCTCCCGACGCTGAACCGCCTCGATGAGTCGCGCCTCCACGAAGACGCGGTCGCGCCATGA
- a CDS encoding DUF2089 domain-containing protein, translating into MSRTINTCPSCDGELIIRELYCPACDIQIRGSFSAPEVAPSLRLNSEQQAFLRLFVMSRGNLSDVERALGVSYPTVRAKLDDLIAAFAAESGSTPAESKQLDRDEILTRVADGRLSPDDGMALLRRLAGEA; encoded by the coding sequence ATGTCGAGAACAATCAATACCTGCCCCTCATGCGATGGTGAGCTCATCATTCGCGAGCTGTACTGCCCGGCCTGTGATATTCAGATCCGGGGCAGCTTCAGCGCGCCAGAGGTTGCCCCGTCGTTGCGGCTGAACAGTGAGCAGCAGGCGTTCTTGCGACTCTTCGTGATGAGCCGTGGCAACCTGTCCGATGTCGAGCGCGCGCTCGGTGTGTCCTACCCGACTGTTCGCGCCAAGCTCGACGACCTGATCGCCGCGTTCGCCGCGGAGAGCGGATCGACGCCGGCCGAGTCGAAGCAGCTCGATCGCGACGAGATCCTCACCCGTGTCGCCGATGGCCGCCTGTCACCCGACGACGGCATGGCGTTGCTTCGCCGGTTGGCCGGCGAGGCCTGA
- a CDS encoding helix-turn-helix domain-containing protein: protein MARSFIFDGADPTGRVLGPVLTRWRRDLDWTQDELAGRAGISRGYLSRLERGLPGRPGLDVLTRVCGAMGRSWTELYAAAGLALPGDVTLDAIGDGLDDPELLLYLRRLPELDPRDLAVLRALLRAFFDRRDGTQPPERPDSRQLALLSTTGESVPRRR, encoded by the coding sequence ATGGCACGATCGTTCATCTTCGATGGCGCCGACCCCACCGGTCGGGTGCTTGGGCCAGTGCTGACGCGCTGGCGGCGTGATCTGGACTGGACGCAGGACGAGCTGGCTGGGCGCGCCGGCATCAGCCGGGGCTATCTCTCGCGACTGGAGCGCGGCCTGCCCGGCCGGCCGGGCCTGGATGTGCTGACCCGCGTTTGTGGCGCAATGGGTCGATCGTGGACCGAGCTCTACGCGGCCGCCGGACTGGCTCTGCCCGGCGACGTGACGCTCGACGCGATCGGAGATGGGCTGGACGACCCCGAGCTGCTTCTCTACTTGCGCCGACTCCCGGAACTCGATCCCCGCGACCTGGCCGTCCTGCGGGCGCTGCTCCGCGCCTTCTTCGATCGGCGCGACGGCACGCAGCCGCCGGAGCGACCAGACTCCCGGCAACTGGCCTTGTTGTCAACCACTGGAGAGTCGGTCCCACGACGACGGTAA
- a CDS encoding GNAT family N-acetyltransferase has translation MIWYTSSTEGIAPEDLAGFFVGWPNPPTPETHLRLLRGSDEIILARDGESDHDGPVVGFITAIADGVLAAYIPLLEVLPEYQEQGLGGELTRRMLDRLSEYYMIDLLCDAELQPFYDRFGLRRATGMLARNYERQAGRPDEAGR, from the coding sequence ATGATCTGGTACACGAGCTCGACAGAGGGCATCGCGCCGGAGGATCTGGCCGGCTTCTTCGTCGGCTGGCCCAATCCTCCAACGCCCGAGACGCATCTGCGCCTTCTGCGCGGGAGCGACGAGATTATCCTGGCTCGTGACGGTGAGTCGGATCACGACGGCCCGGTCGTCGGATTCATCACAGCGATCGCTGATGGCGTGCTGGCGGCATATATCCCGCTGCTCGAGGTGCTGCCGGAGTACCAGGAACAGGGGCTCGGTGGCGAGCTGACGCGACGAATGCTCGATCGACTCTCGGAGTACTACATGATCGACCTGCTGTGCGACGCGGAGCTGCAGCCGTTCTACGACCGCTTCGGCCTGCGTCGCGCGACCGGCATGCTGGCCCGCAACTATGAGCGGCAGGCCGGCCGACCCGACGAGGCGGGGCGTTAG
- a CDS encoding homocysteine S-methyltransferase family protein, protein MAVVAGALVAPAITFLERLTRPEIILLDGALGTELERRGAVTPEPLWSAQALIDCPEIVHEIHAAYVRAGSEIITADTFRTNFRAVERAGLAGQAEFLTGRAVALCREACDHADGPVWVAGSMSPVEDCFSPWLVPEDDALRREHAMLAGWLVAAGVDLILVETMNSVREAVAATRAAVATGLPTLVSFVCDSDGRLLSGELLADAVAAVAPLGPDALLVNCVPAPEIAVALHALAACSPLPVGAYSNLGPPVAVDRWALEDVVDPAGYAALARQWVALGARIVGGCCGTTPAHIAAMCDSRLRAER, encoded by the coding sequence GTGGCAGTGGTGGCCGGAGCGCTAGTCGCGCCGGCCATCACGTTTCTCGAGCGCCTCACCCGGCCGGAGATCATCCTGCTCGACGGCGCGCTCGGCACCGAGCTGGAGCGGCGCGGGGCGGTGACACCCGAGCCGCTCTGGTCGGCTCAGGCGCTAATCGATTGCCCGGAGATCGTCCACGAGATCCATGCCGCATATGTCCGCGCGGGCTCGGAGATCATTACCGCCGACACATTCCGGACGAACTTCCGCGCTGTGGAGCGGGCAGGGCTGGCCGGCCAGGCCGAATTCCTGACCGGGCGGGCGGTCGCGCTCTGCCGCGAGGCGTGTGACCACGCAGACGGTCCGGTCTGGGTGGCCGGGTCGATGTCGCCGGTCGAAGACTGCTTCTCGCCATGGCTGGTTCCCGAGGACGACGCGTTGCGCCGCGAGCATGCAATGCTGGCCGGCTGGCTGGTCGCGGCCGGCGTCGATCTGATTCTCGTCGAGACGATGAACAGCGTCCGCGAAGCGGTCGCGGCGACGCGTGCCGCTGTCGCAACTGGCCTGCCGACGTTGGTCAGCTTCGTGTGTGATAGCGACGGCAGGCTGCTCTCTGGCGAGTTGCTTGCCGATGCCGTTGCCGCTGTTGCCCCGCTCGGGCCAGATGCGCTGCTGGTCAATTGCGTCCCCGCTCCGGAGATTGCGGTTGCGCTCCATGCGTTGGCCGCGTGCTCGCCACTGCCAGTCGGAGCATACTCCAACCTCGGCCCCCCGGTCGCCGTGGATCGTTGGGCGCTGGAGGATGTCGTCGATCCCGCCGGGTACGCCGCCCTCGCGCGGCAGTGGGTGGCGCTCGGCGCGCGAATCGTTGGCGGCTGCTGCGGCACGACCCCGGCCCATATCGCGGCAATGTGCGACTCTCGTCTCCGTGCGGAGCGTTGA
- a CDS encoding MBL fold metallo-hydrolase, producing the protein MADRVHRFNVGSFRCVVVCDQEHDTTGGPPRAFLNATPEESGAAAAAYADVTGDAASSISMNILVVDTGTHLVIVDTGNGPSDSSPRGGMLDGLAAAGIEPASVDVVITTHAHPDHVAGNTDGEGHPTFPNARYVISGVEWQRLAEQPNEWSQTQLSAIADRYERITPGEDVVPGIATIPTPGHAPGQMALLIEDGGEQLLHIADVFHVPFQPAHPDWYLGFDADPEQTVLTRRALLERAAREGYLVIAYHTPFPGLGRIRTADDVWQWWPER; encoded by the coding sequence GTGGCCGATCGTGTCCATCGCTTCAATGTCGGATCATTCCGCTGCGTCGTTGTCTGTGACCAGGAGCATGACACGACGGGTGGCCCGCCGCGCGCGTTTCTGAACGCGACGCCGGAGGAATCGGGCGCCGCGGCCGCGGCCTATGCCGATGTGACCGGTGACGCGGCTTCCTCGATCAGCATGAATATCCTCGTCGTCGACACCGGCACACACCTCGTTATTGTCGATACAGGCAATGGGCCGTCGGACTCCAGCCCACGCGGCGGGATGCTTGATGGCCTGGCTGCGGCCGGCATCGAGCCCGCGTCGGTCGACGTCGTCATCACGACCCATGCCCACCCCGACCACGTCGCCGGCAACACCGATGGCGAGGGCCACCCAACCTTCCCGAATGCCCGCTATGTAATCAGCGGTGTCGAATGGCAGCGTCTCGCCGAGCAGCCGAACGAGTGGTCCCAGACGCAGTTGTCCGCCATTGCGGACCGCTACGAGCGCATCACACCAGGCGAGGATGTCGTGCCGGGGATCGCCACGATCCCGACGCCGGGTCACGCGCCGGGTCAGATGGCGCTGCTGATCGAGGATGGCGGCGAGCAGCTCCTGCACATCGCCGATGTCTTCCACGTCCCATTCCAGCCGGCCCATCCCGACTGGTATCTCGGGTTCGACGCAGACCCGGAGCAGACTGTCCTCACTCGCCGAGCATTGCTCGAACGCGCCGCGCGAGAGGGTTATCTGGTCATCGCCTACCACACACCCTTCCCGGGTCTCGGCCGAATCCGGACTGCGGATGATGTGTGGCAGTGGTGGCCGGAGCGCTAG